AGCAGGGGTAGCAGGCTCTTCTGCCAGAGAAGCAGCCCAGGCCTCCGAAGCCAAAGCCTCCCAGGCCATAGCCTCCAAATCCCCCGGAGATGGGCACTCCCTGGGCGCTGAGGTTGCTGCCCACGGCAGCTGATGCAGAGGATCCAACGGCGGTGTTCTGTGGGAAGGAGCTGAGGATGGGTCCTGGCAGAGTGACCAGCACAGTGGGAGGCTGGATGGCAACGTGGGAGTCCTCGCACTGCCTGACACAGGG
The DNA window shown above is from Oxyura jamaicensis isolate SHBP4307 breed ruddy duck unplaced genomic scaffold, BPBGC_Ojam_1.0 oxyUn_random_OJ74049, whole genome shotgun sequence and carries:
- the LOC118160051 gene encoding feather keratin 2-like, giving the protein MSCYDICRPCGPTPLANSCNEPCVRQCEDSHVAIQPPTVLVTLPGPILSSFPQNTAVGSSASAAVGSNLSAQGVPISGGFGGYGLGGFGFGGLGCFSGRRACYPC